TGTTTGCTATAATCAATTCAGGCAGGGGATCTCTGATCACTTGCTTAATTGTTACGAGAGTTCTGAATTTTTCTAGTGAATGAGTGATCGGAGCTCTCCCTCAAATGGTGAGATTAATGGGTTTCCTTGGGTTGGTTAGTCTTAAAACTCCGATAAAGATGAGATGAGATTTTACGTGTACTATGCCTGTTACTGTTCTGGTTTGGAATACTGagatgatatttttttttcctgATTTTGTTTGTTTACAGCAAGGGTGGTCACTGATAGAGACACCGGACGATCAAGAGGTTTCGGATTTGTCAACTTCTCAAGTGATGAGTCTGCAAGCTCAGCACTCACTGCAATGGATGGGCAGGTTGGAACTTGGAATGCTTTCTTGTTCGTACCAAATTTTGACATAATAGAATGGTTTCCCTTACTGATATGCACTATTTCTTCAGGATCTAAATGGTCGAGTGATCAGGGTGAGCTATGCAAATGATAGGCCTTCTGGACCTCGAGGTGGTGGCGGAGgttttggtggtggtggtggttacGGGGAAGGTGGTTACCGTAGAGGTGGAGGTGGTGGTTATGGTGATCCAGCCTTCTAGACCACAGTGCCCCTGTTCATGTTTACAATTCTCCGGGTTGTGTGTGAAACTTAAATTAAGATTGCTCAAGCCTCAGGTGGTAAATTGCAACTAGAAGATATGTTAGGGTttattaaatttcttttttatggtttttccgGCTATTTTAATGGAGCATTTCTTTCTAATGCAATTGTGTTCGGTGTGCAAGtgttgattaatattttttattcttttaaaaaatgtttcGAGAAGGGTTCTGTATATACTTTCGAGGTCACCAAAGAGTGTTCTTTTAAAAAAGAGGAAATAACCTTTTCAGCCTCTgtccttttcctttttaaaattagacTACCTGcccctaatttttaaaaaatgtcaaattggcctttgtccatcttccattaGACAAATAAGCCCTATAAGCCCTTCTAAGTGTCTCCGTTTAGAGTCATTTGAAAAAGCTGAGGTGTCATTTGAAAAAGTTGAGGTGTAACGTTTAAGGTGTGACATAGGCCGGACACATCCGACGTGGAATGTTGCCCATTCGTTGGGAATTAAGGACGCTTTGCTTAGAAGTTATTTTGCATTTTGATGTGAAATTCCACTCCTTTTTTGAACCCTAACTCTAGCAGCAATCCAGAGCACCGTGGCTAGAGGAAGATTATAATGGATTCGAGTAATAATGCAAGTGAGGGGAAGAAGGCCAAGTTTTATTACCTTAAATGTAAGTGTGGAACTTATACAATCATGCAAGAATTTGGGACATTGAAGAACTTAGATGGGATCTTTCTCGGTTATTCATTCATTATTTAGATGTAAGTGGTaccaatcaaaatataaaaattctcTAAAATACATTCTCAATAATTACCTAATTCTAGAAATTTCTGTAATACTCTTATTATCAGAGTGTCATGTTTTCGGCTGCGTTATTCTGATAGAGAGAAGTATTACGACAACGTAgtatacttaataataaaataggagcTTTTgatctacttttttatttttgaaaaatcggAAAAATACtatattttgaaaacaaacaagcatatacatatatacaaaatttCTTACATAAGTAGCTCATAAATATAgtatacatataaaacatataattcctatccctcttacaagaTTATAATAATATAGGCGAGAAAAATCTATAACATGTATACAAACAAAAATAACGTATCTAAGAACTTATCAAAAACTCTGCAAGCTTCCTCATCCGTCCTGAAAAGAGAAGTCTGTAGGGATTGTGAATCTAACCACATGGTTTCACCACGGGTTTTCAGAATTGTCATAAAAAGATATTtcagaaaaaagaaaactattttcaaaCTCTGTGATTATCGCTATCTTATGAATCTTTTGAAAACcaacaatttaatatttaaaaacatcCAAAACCATTTTGAAAGAAATCAGCTAATTACAAAGTCTAAAACCTTTCTTTTCGtataagaaaatcttaaaaagttTCCTAAGCTGTATGAATGACCAACATGTTCTAGGGGTGTAAGTTACCGAATCGGACCGAAAATTATCGCAGAATCGAACAGAATTTTATAACAACTGAAAgaaaaaccgaaaaaatcggttttttgttttttccgaACTAAACcgatcggttcggttcggttttcggTTGTCTTTGCTGAAACCGAACCGAATCGAAGAGTGAGGGTTCAGTAGCGTGTGTTTTTACTAAGTTGCCCTTTAACCTAGGTATAAAAGGGCCAAGCAATGCAGCCACAAGCCCACTACGGCAcaacccaagctttcttcttctccattcACGCGAACCCTAAACCCAGTCATCCACACTTCTATCTCCCATTCTTCCACGGTTCCAGGGTCGCTTCATCGCCGTCGCAGGGTCGCCATCGCAACAAAGCCAAAGCCAAGCAGCACTCCAATCTAGTCCGTTGCCGAGCAGCAATCCATTCGCCGAGCAGCAGTCCGTCGCTGAGCAAGACGCTAGTGGCCGAGCAGTCCAACTCGAGCAGCACTCCAGTCACCGTTTCATCGAGCCCTCTCCTGCAAAATGCAACTGAACAATGTCTTCTTCGGAGGTTAgatatgtttttcttttaattgtttttgGTTCATATATGTAATTCTGGGTTGAAAAGTGTGTTTCTGTGGTTGTTGAGGTTTTTGTGATTTATAGGGTTTGATTGGATTGCTTGAGTTGCGATAAAAGGGCTTATTTATGCAATAATATTAGTCAGTATTAGGGATTTAGGGTTGAACTTCTTTTTCCTTCTGattataaaaagtttggaaaATGCATTTTTTGTGGAATCTGTTTTGTGATTTATAGGGTTTTGATTGGAAGGATTGATTTGTGATTAATGAAAGAAAGACCATGTTTTTGCAATAATTATTGGATTAGCATCGGGCAGTAATACTTTTGCCCTCTTATTACATTTGTTTATTTTGACATTTATAATCATGGAAAACGAACTTGTTTCTTAGAAGTTTCAAGCTTGTATATTCTATAAAGGGCATGTGCTGTCTGATTGGATAGAAATGCTTGAGAAAGAAAAGGTTTACTTTGTTAGAAACTTTGAATAAAATGGTTTTGCCTTTTAGTGTCTTTTTGAATATATATGGGTAGTTGTCTCTGAATGTGTATGTTCATTTAAATTCTGTTGATTGGCTTTAAAAATGAATTACTTATGGTTCTGTTAATGTTTAAGTGTTGGGACAAGTtgaatttgtattaaatttggATGTGATATACTCTTGTTATTCTAATTTATTGATGGTTtggtcaccaaaaaaaatttattgatggTTTTAAACTTGATTTTATGGTAATTTAAATTCTGAATATTAGGTTtcaaaaaatcgaaaaaactGACTAAACCAAACCACTATTGGTTCGGTTGTCCAGACAGCAGCAAACCGAACAGGTTGGTTCGGTTGATTTTCGGTCCAAAACTGAACCAAACTAAACCGATTATACCCCTAACatgttccaagcataggttcattaagtctatgctgaactaacttgatttttcatacttaaTTAAACCTTAATCAGAAACCAATCACGGTCTCTTGCCCATCACGCAATCAACCAATACTATCTGCAATTCAGGACCAATACTCAATCTCAAAAGTACCACACCAGaacaaacacaaacaaaacaGACAAGGAAAGTTTAGGTATAGATAGCTGTTACAGCAAATAGCTTagataatagttaaaaaaagtTAAGTAATTAGGcaaactaaaacaaattcaaactcaaacaaagcatacaaatgcacatgatgcatgcctgtcctatggctgatgatatcatctgtcgattaCATAGCCAACACGGCATGTCCTGTTAGTTAACCATGGACAGAAATATCCCATCGCAGAGCAAGTGGGTCTGAGCCACAACCCCCTACTAGTATCTGCTTAACCCAGAACAAGCGGAATAAACCACTACTGGTGCTACTACCCAGTCGGGTGTTTAAGAATTGAACCTGGAGCAAATTGAATAATCCACTACTGTTGCAACTATCCAGGCGTCACAATCACTGACTTAGAGCAAGTGGGATGAACtgcaacccttgctactacctaggtatctcaatcaaattcaatttcaatttcaaatccaTTCTcaatatcattcaattcattcaaaaatcatactTTAAAATCAATCCTCCTCATTattcattcaatttcaattatcaTCATTCCTCATTCTCACGTTCATTCATCACACCTCTCATTCcgtttatcaataattcagattcaaaacataattcattcttttctaaataaatcaaactcaaaacgaaatcattttcttaataactcaaaatcaaattataaaatccttaaaaatctaaatctttCTAAAAAACCAcctcaaaatcaaattataaaatcctTACagtatctcctctaaaattcggactttgccacccttcaagggtcccaccaaaccatttctcaaactcttttcaaataatttctaaaatcagaCCAATTTCATTATTTCAAACCAGTTTCAAATCTCAAAAATCATTTTCGATAAATCCAACATACCAAATTCAATATTCTCAAACCATTCTCAAATATCATTTCTGACAAATCAACAAAAACAAATTCCAATGCCGATTcattttcaatatcaaattaactccaaaaccaagaaaaccatttttcataatattcaatcaaatcaatttttcaaattcatctttaTTAACAACCAAACACCACTCAAGCAATGAATAATTTCATCACATCAAGCAATCAAACACATCCATAAGACCCACATAATCACAGAAATATGTTTTTCACTTCaaatctatttataacaattctataatagaaaataatttttaagaaaaccCTCTACTTCGACTATTCGAAACCCAGT
This portion of the Arachis duranensis cultivar V14167 chromosome 6, aradu.V14167.gnm2.J7QH, whole genome shotgun sequence genome encodes:
- the LOC107493470 gene encoding glycine-rich RNA-binding protein 2, mitochondrial codes for the protein MALCNKLGNFLRQSASGSRLASAPSMLNYIRCMSSNRLFIGGLSYGVDDQSLRDAFSGFGDVVDARVVTDRDTGRSRGFGFVNFSSDESASSALTAMDGQDLNGRVIRVSYANDRPSGPRGGGGGFGGGGGYGEGGYRRGGGGGYGDPAF